The Ranitomeya imitator isolate aRanImi1 chromosome 3, aRanImi1.pri, whole genome shotgun sequence genome has a window encoding:
- the LOC138672038 gene encoding gastricsin-like, which yields MKCLILAFVCLHLSEGIVKVPLKRFKSMREVMSEHGIKAPKVDPASKYYNQLAVAYEPLANYMDMSYYGEISIGTPPQNFLVLFDTGSSNLWVASTYCQSQACTNHPLFNPSQSSTYSSNNQQFSLQYGTGSLTGVLGYDTVSIQNIAISQQEFGLSETEPGTNFVYSQFDGILGLAYPSIAEGGATTVMQEMIQQNLIDQPLFGFYLSGQESTQDGGEVAFGGVDQNYYSGQITWTPVTSETYWQIGIQGFAINGQATGWCSQGCQGIVDTGTSLLTAPQGDFSSLIQSIGAQQDQNGQYAVSCDNIQSLPTISFTISGVSFPLPPSAYVLQNNGYCTIGIMPTYLPSQDGQPLWILGDVFLREYYSVYDLGNNQVGFASAA from the exons AGTCCCCCTGAAAAGGTTCAAATCCATGAGAGAGGTGATGAGTGAGCATGGCATCAAAGCTCCAAAGGTGGACCCAGCTTCAAAGTATTACAACCAGCTTGCCGTTGCTTATGAGCCTCTGGCTAACTATATGGAT ATGTCATACTATGGAGAAATCAGCATTGGCACCCCCCCCCAGAACTTCCTCGTTCTGTTTGACACTGGATCCTCAAACTTGTGGGTAGCCTCAACCTATTGTCAAAGCCAGGCATGCA CCAATCACCCTCTCTTCAACCCAAGTCAGTCTTCTACTTATTCTTCAAACAACCAGCAGTTTTCTCTGCAGTACGGAACTGGAAGCTTGACCGGAGTCCTGGGATATGACACTGTTTCT ATCCAAAATATAGCTATTTCCCAACAAGAGTTTGGCTTGAGTGAGACTGAGCCTGGAACCAACTTTGTATACTCACAGTTTGATGGTATTCTGGGTCTAGCTTATCCATCTATTGCGGAAGGAGGAGCCACCACCGTAATGCAGGAAATGATCCAGCAGAATCTCATTGATCAGCCTTTATTTGGTTTCTACCTTAGCGG ccagGAGAGCACTCAAGATGGTGGAGAAGTAGcttttggaggagttgatcagaactACTACTCAGGACAAATCACTTGGACTCCTGTCACCTCTGAAACATACTGGCAAATTGGAATTCAGGG GTTCGCCATCAATGGGCAAGCTACTGGATGGTGTAGCCAAGGATGCCAGGGCATCGTTGACACCGGGACTTCTCTGCTGACAGCCCCTCAAGGAGACTTCTCCTCCCTCATACAATCCATTGGTGCACAACAAGATCAAAATGGACAG TATGCCGTTTCCTGTGATAACATTCAGAGTCTTCCCACAATTAGCTTCACGATTAGTGGAGTTTCATTTCCACTTCCACCATCTGCCTACGTTCTTCAG AACAATGGCTACTGCACTATTGGTATTATGCCAACTTACCTGCCTTCTCAGGATGGACAGCCACTTTGGATCCTTGGTGATGTCTTCCTCAGGGAGTACTACTCTGTATATGATCTGGGAAATAATCAAGTTGGTTTTGCTTCTGCTGCATAA